CCATGATTCTGGTCGAGGTTTCTGATTCGTATGGGTCCAAATCTAGCTTAATATGTGTTGATAATTTAAGGGGCGTGTCTGAATTTTCACTGAGTTTCTTGAATGATAGAGTTAAGGTTCGAGCATCTTGTAATGGCTTGCTGTGTTGCTCTAGTATTCCTGATAAGGGTGTCTTCTATGTCTGCAATCCGGTCACTCGCGAGTACCGGTTGCTTCCCAAGAGTAGGGAAAGGCCTGTGACTCGGTTTTATCCGGATGGTGAGGCTACCTTGGTTGGCTTGGCCTGTGATTCTTCTTATCAGAAGTTCAATGTTGTTCTGGCGGGTTACCATCGCACTTTTGGTCATAGGCCAGATGGGAGTTTCATATGTTTGGTGTTTAATTCTGAGTTGAACAAGTGGAGAAAGTTTGTCTCATTACAAGATGACCATTTCACTCACATGAATAAGAACCAGGTTGTTTTTATCAATAATGCTCTGCACTGGTTGACAGTTAGCTCTACTTATATACTTGTGCTTGATTTAAGTTGTGACGTTTGGAGGAAGATGCAACTACCTTATGACTTGATTTATGGAAATGGTTATAGGATTTATCTCTTGGACTTTGATGGCTGCTTGTCTGTTATTAAAATTTCAGAAGCATGGATGAATATATGGGTGCTAAAAGATTACTGGAAAGATGAATGGTGTATGGTGGATAAGGTGAGTCTGAGGTGTATCAGAGGAATGGTGCCAGGCATTTTCCCGATCAGTCAGACaggtgaatatatttttttggcaACTCATAAGCAGATTTTGGTGTATCATTGCAAGAGTCAAGTTTGGAAAGAAATGTACTCTGTGAAGTATAGCTCTACACTCCCATTATGGTTTTCTGCTCATGCATATCGCAGCACAATGTTCTCATGCAACTGAGTCAGGGTGACTTCATCAAATAACTTTTGTACGTACATTTTTAGTTACAAgtgttttatattcatttaagcCAATGTTATTTGCTTTAGATATCATTTGTTTCTGGTAGTCATGCTAAAACTATGGTGTTGGCTTTGCCATGGAAGTTCCATTATATTGTTCCACTGCTGTCTCTTGTAACCGAGTTGTGGCTTCAATAAATAGCCTTTGTACATAGATTTGTGGTTGCGTCTGATACCTATTTAGCCAATTATTGTTTGCTGAAGATATTGTATTTTCtgatgcattttattttaaaattatttcattgaCTTTGCCATGAAGGTCCTATCACAAATATTTTAGCATCATCTATTGGATTTATCTGTTCACTCGCACAAAACAAAGTATGAAACAGGTGAGATTTATCTCTCTATCAACTAAATCTTGTGGCGATGGTAATTGTTAGCcatttttatgtatttgatgTGGTGGATACCTGATAATTCCAAAATGATTAGGATTGCTATGGGCCTTTTTAGAAGAGCATCACCATAAGTTCCTTTTGGGAGAGAAAACTATGGGGAAAAACTGAAATTAGCTTCTCTTTTGCATAAACTAAATTATAGAAGTTCTCTCATATAAActtctctaaatttttaatttgcaCATAAGCTAATTTTAGCTTATGGAGAACTTAATTTCAGTTTTCTCTATGGAAAAGTTTGTCCAaacaaaaccctttttttttatttaaatggtcagttattttagttttttttgttcatttttctttccttattcTGATAATATCCGCATATAGAATTCCTGATTTCAAAAActttatatcattatattttgtttggataATTGGTAGTTATGATCCCATTGATCAgaagtttctttattttatcatgtAGGTACCATATTGTTAGAGATTTTATCATTCAGGTACCATATTGTTAGATATAATCCTATTAATTTGGGTTCTCTTTCTCCCTTATCAAGTAGGATAATTCTTAGTTATGATGCTCTTAACGATGGATCTTTGTGGCCTTTTATAGGACAGACCTATTTGGAATATTACCAAGACAAGTTatttttcagaaaagaaaaaaactcacGTTTGTCAAAACTATTGAGTGGGATAATTTCTGATCAGTAAcactgtaaaaaaaattaaactaggAGTGCATGTAAATTATATGTAGTGTATACCCTGTTCACTAAATAGCCAGTTAcgtatttattctattttatgttatctaattttcttttcaagctTAAACAGTCCAACTTTAGCATGTCTGGTTTCAGGAACCTATAACTAAATACTGggtttgttatatttatttgcaATATTCACATGCAACTTCGTAAATTacatactatttttcttttctcttggtATGAAACAACATGAGTTGAATTTATAGTTAGCGCTTGGTAGATATCCAGACCCTTCTATTTACGTAGGCGAATTTAGCATTCTTGCTATTTAAAAACACGTTTGCTTgtgaataaaacaattaaacactATAATCAGTGAGTCAGCACTCAGCAGCAGTTTATCATCACTGTGCAAATTCATGCTCATTGATAACACTTGCTGGTTGTTACAtgaaatgacaatttttttcacATGTAGTATCTGTACTTCTTTAGTCGAAACTATCACTATTTTGTGACAAGCACGAAACACTTTTAGTAGCCATTCTTCTGATTGTGCAGTTTTTTATCTGATAATGTCATATAAAGCCTATGTAAATATATTGCTCCAGTAATGCAAAGCACTAGTTGTCTAGGACCTGCAGATTTCACTTTGTTCTGTTTTGGAAATTTAATAATGCATATTATGAAATGCTGCAAGGCAACAACATGGATCTCATGTAGCGGTTTCATGCAACAAAACATTTCTTTGAGACTATTTGGTGGACAGAATAAAAGTTTGTTGGATAGCCTGTGTGAGCAACACAGTTGAATCACTTCCCCCTTGCAGAATGAAGACGGTTTGATCTTTCACATAGGTAGGATTCACATGTGATTATGTGacctaaagaaaaataaaattagaattgatCTCATGGTTATTTTGTGCATGTCAATATAGTAGTCAGTAGAGAAAAATATCAGTTTTGGTCTGAATTGGTTAAATGAAGATACgttttttcatgttcttgttTCATTTGACTATGACTGTCCTATTTAGGATGTTTTTGCTATATATTTCAAACTCCAACTTTCTCTACAGGTTGTTTGGAAGGTGTAAAATTCATAGGAAATTTTAGTACATGTGACCAAGCAtaccttatttttttcattaacattgttataaacaaaagaaaatgtatatcGTACATTCACATTACTGCACGATCCTTTCCTTCTCGTGAACCTTTGACATTTCCGTTTTCTGCACTTTCTCTTTTTACACGTAAatgtaacaattaattttatttatttaattaaaatattaattaattaattaaaatttttaaaaacttatatataattaaatatgttttaaatttttgtttataaatatacatatatatatatatatatatatatatatatatatatatatatatatatatatatatataaaaaaagataaattaaaaaaagaaagtgacgGTCCAANatatatatatatatatatatatatatatattttttatgttatgctttctaaattttatttaaattggttacgtacttttttttatgtatgattttgaGCATTTTATTGTTagatcatattaaataaaacattttgtttCAGTGTTCACTAAATAAGTGTATTTAAAACAGCATATTCTATATACCAAATTTTAACACATAGTTGCAATaccataaaaaaatcattaatatgaGACTGAAAGAAAGTAGGATGTGAAGGATTATGGCAGTTGAAAATCTTAGTTGCAACACAGTCTCCAAAGTAAGATGGTCAAACAAGTTAGAAAGTCACACCCTCCCCAATTTCTTGGCTTCTTAACTTGATAATTAAATATGACTTAGTGCTTTTTAGAGTGAGGTATATATAGcagtaaattaattaatgtgaagGATTTCATAGGTACTACTTATGGATTGACCAAAAGTCTTTGTACCCTATGGTAGGGTCAAGTGTCCCCACATCCCTTTTGCTCTCTGCTAAAGTCTAATATCTGAGACACTCACCAAACACATCATATAATTCAAAGTGTGTAGTGTGATGcggtgaaaatgaagaaagaaaatgaaaaaaagaaaaggtcctCCTCTTTTTTTAGCGTTATTCTCTACCACATGTTAaaagtttcacatcgactagaaataaaatcaattcataatatatatatatgagatgtaaactttatcttataaaccgattttgtaggattgagttaggcctaaactcACCTTCTAATATGAGTCATGATTAGAATCTATTCTACCGAGTTCTAAATGAGCATTTCTCTTTTCACCCGTTGTCGGACgactattggaccacccaatttctatcATTATACAcgagatatttatattttggcgTGAAGGAAATGTTCCTTAAATGGTTTCAAAATCCCTTctcaaaaagtttttttaatatatttcaacattcattaaaaaaaaaatttcaacgatttcaaaatctgtttgaacaattttttaaaaactttaatgaattttaaaacccattaaaaatttgaaaaattcttcaacgatgaaatttaataaagaattttttcatcaataaatttcaaaatttgttaaataaaagaAGTAGGAGTGTatgattttttgaaatataaaagatagttttaaaactttttaaaaatatggtaATACATATAGCAAGAGGTAGTATAAGGATTAACCTTGGTTCTTTTATTCATTGAGATATACTTTAGGCCCAGAACATTAAAACGAGACCAAACAATGAAGTAATAGATCCAATGAAGATCTAAACTAGcaataatatatacaaagttTTTGCTTTTTGCAGCCACACAAATTCTTGGCACatcctaaattttgaaaatgactATTTTATCTATTAGAAAAATGACTTTCatttaaatgttgaaaaagttCCCGGAATAACAATTTTGGAACAAGACTCCTATAATAGATTTTTTGGAGTAAAAGTTTCGAAATAGAATGTGTCAAATGTATTTTGTAGTAagattttaagaataatttttttggaaTGCGTATAGTCTCTTTCgaaatgtgtttcttttttgtattttctctctttttctttttctatatttcgTCGATTTTTGAAGAAACCAGGTATCATGCCAGTGTGTAGGAAGTGAGGAGCCTTAGCAATGTTGGTTAGTATTTCAAAAAATGTTTGATACATGTATATTCCAATTATTGTATATTTCCACCTATTATTGTATgcaataaataaactttttaatcaaattaaatatattccaattatcttaaattatcttttgatcacaaattgtaatttaaaaaaatctcatattattaaaaaagaactaaaatgtATATGGACAAGAGGAATACTTTGTCATAGAATTCAATTATAAGAAACTTTTAAAAGACCATTAAAATAGGATCCTTTATTGAAAATACAAACATatcaaatttaaagataattattaaCTATAATGTCAAGTGTATTTTATAAGTCTCACCTCTTTCATCACTTactttttatactttaattattctcaaatttaatatttttttaccgAGAtacaattaattagtttattattattttatcttacacTAGTGCATTGAACTGTATCATATATGTGGAGATTTATAATtcgtaaattaaattttatagtgCCCTTTTAAATATCGTGTttataccaaattttttaactaaaatttcagTTTGATAGCAAacaagtaaaagaataaaaatgattgTTTTTGGTTAAtacaattaagttaaaattgattattttttaagtagtGTGATtcagttaaaaattaatttttaagaagtTAGATATtccttaattaataaaatatttatactgtTGAATGTTAGAAAAACAccataatattataatgaatagaaatttattaattatataatttttaaaaatttatttgacagAATACATAGTTCTTATGAGGTACTTGCCAGATgaactaaacaaaataaaaccctGAATTGGTCTTAATTCTGCATTCATCACATCAAATACATCCTAAGTTTACTCGTTTATGTCTACTTCTCATTCTTCACATACCATGTTCCTTCGATTCGATccccttctcttttcttctatcTTCTCTCCCTCTATTTTCATTGTGCGACCAAGTTCGTATTTCCAATCATTAACTTCTAAACGTTTTCGGGTAAACGCTTAGCCATATTATATATTCAATCTTGCGTGTGTGGCGATAATGACGACATATCCcccattatttttttcaaacgtAAAGGGGATTTGAAGACCCATTGTTCGCTTTCCCATTCTCCAACCATCGCAAACCCACCACCGCCCAAAAGGTGAATCCTTTCTTCATCGGATACCCCGAATTTTGTTCCGGTAAGAAAAGATCGAAATTTTAACTTTGTTCTTTTGGGTACCCGAGCGTTTATTTCGTGTAAAGAAATCTGCTATTCATGTTCTGATTTCGTATTTGAGGTTCT
Above is a genomic segment from Vigna radiata var. radiata cultivar VC1973A chromosome 10, Vradiata_ver6, whole genome shotgun sequence containing:
- the LOC106774391 gene encoding F-box protein At5g49610-like codes for the protein MDMRGDGIFPDEVVIQILARLPVKSLFRFKTVCKLWNRLSLDKYFVQLYNEVSRKNPMILVEVSDSYGSKSSLICVDNLRGVSEFSLSFLNDRVKVRASCNGLLCCSSIPDKGVFYVCNPVTREYRLLPKSRERPVTRFYPDGEATLVGLACDSSYQKFNVVLAGYHRTFGHRPDGSFICLVFNSELNKWRKFVSLQDDHFTHMNKNQVVFINNALHWLTVSSTYILVLDLSCDVWRKMQLPYDLIYGNGYRIYLLDFDGCLSVIKISEAWMNIWVLKDYWKDEWCMVDKVSLRCIRGMVPGIFPISQTGEYIFLATHKQILVYHCKSQVWKEMYSVKYSSTLPLWFSAHAYRSTMFSCN